One Mya arenaria isolate MELC-2E11 chromosome 7, ASM2691426v1 genomic window carries:
- the LOC128240480 gene encoding uncharacterized protein LOC128240480, producing the protein MLGRQDVAQWGRASEICSAHCKSLEMFCEDHQDVCCSVCVAVNHRQCSSVRHIPEISKGFQEKPEYKRLPDMIADIISKLDCVKRYEQEHRKEVQDAGTKIRDEIRSLRVEINKLLDDIEKTTLNQLEDYEADIVTEVNDNIQKIIPAHESVANFNEMLLSEKSEKSSFILYYQCQREKNVAECLLQEISSKPDKLFSFQSDINDFRKLISERKMFGTFENRRCLGVKLCGLPKGELLIVDVSIQKLKLLDTKYQLVAHENLGPARPYNVCHIADYEVAVVIVNANNDKSEVHLYTVTSRAIRKTRRFPVQHRVIAISHYQGKLYVVSSNNTKSTINLHTMNGDLVTKIYEEPCCLRSIAISNDGNFVYVVRWEAGDLITLDSNGNKISTFCDPQLKSPSGVHASESGHVFVCYYSSNTVLQLDRERKRKLAVVARKVDGVDSPVSLWFSLRTSSLIVGQDRRLLVLKLV; encoded by the exons ATGCTCGGTCGGCAGGATGTCGCTCAATGGGGCAGAGCCTCTGAAATATGCTCAGCTCATTGTAAAAGTCTTGAAATGTTCTGTGAAGACCACCAAGATGTCTGCTGCAGCGTCTGTGTTGCTGTCAATCACAG ACAGTGTAGTTCTGTCCGTCACATACCTGAGATTTCCAAAGGATTTCAGGAGAAACCAGAGTACAAAAGATTACCCGATATGATAGCAGATATAATATCAAAGCTTGACTGCGTGAAGCGTTATGAACAGGAACACCGAAAAGAGGTTCAAGATGCCGGAACGAAGATCCGAGACGAGATCAGGTCACTTCGGGTGGAAATAAATAAGTTGCTGGATGATATCGAGAAAACAACGCTCAACCAATTGGAGGATTATGAAGCCGACATTGTTACCGAGGTAAATGATAATATACAAAAGATTATACCAGCTCACGAGTCAGTCGCGAATTTTAATGAGATGCTGCTATCGGAAAAGAGCGAAAAATCGTCTTTCATCCTTTATTATCAATGCCAGCGTGAGAAGAATGTAGCTGAATGTCTACTTCAAGAAATATCATCAAAACCTGACAAGCTTTTCTCATTTCAGTCGGATATCAATGATTTTAGAAAACTAATTTCTGAGAGGAAAATGTTCGGAACATTTGAAAACAGGC GATGTTTAGGTGTTAAACTTTGTGGATTACCGAAAGGTGAATTACTGATCGTTGACGTTTCCATTCAGAAGCTCAAGCTTCTGGACACCAAATATCAGCTCGTTGCTCATGAGAATCTTGGTCCAGCAAGACCTTACAACGTATGCCATATTGCTGATTACGAGGTGGCCGTTGTAATAGTTAATGCCAACAATGACAAATCAGAAGTGCATTTGTACACGGTTACAAGTAGGGCGATACGGAAAACAAGACGGTTCCCCGTGCAACATAGGGTCATCGCTATTAGCCACTATCAGGGCAAGCTGTATGTGGTTTCTTCAAACAATACGAAATCGACAATTAACCTCCACACAATGAATGGCGACCTGGTTACGAAAATATACGAAGAACCGTGCTGTTTGAGGAGCATTGCAATAAGCAATGATGGCAACTTTGTATATGTTGTAAGATGGGAAGCTGGTGATCTTATCACTTTAGACAGCAACGGGAACAAGATATCAACATTTTGTGATCCGCAGTTAAAATCACCGAGCGGTGTGCATGCTAGTGAGAGTGGTcatgtgtttgtatgttattATTCTTCCAACACTGTGTTACAGTTGGACAGAGAGCGGAAGCGAAAGCTGGCAGTAGTGGCTAGGAAGGTGGATGGTGTGGACTCTCCTGTGTCATTGTGGTTCAGCTTACGTACCTCCTCCCTCATTGTAGGACAGGATCGCAGACTATTGGTTCTGAAACTAGTATGA
- the LOC128239951 gene encoding uncharacterized protein LOC128239951, whose product MYARLLICYLTLGGLVGIMGLALQQLNDDIRNNTPAYREITSDRNEPYSTKGDKSHDGLSKNEVSLRSSTKDIGLFQLNNTLDETENRAIRRNSIPFNNFTDNKECVMKVENCSLNTFAYSIWRFQSNYVFIGLKQRNNSGITIKSNPDVINGDIWIWTFWGKDGAQEFLRWPIEFGIWSLGILYQSVLRHPKVLPVVLTRVSGDCSNLTVGNKEDDRAISKALNGITLALMSNLSDGEKYGPSYYCYTRKRDVTEYMKVICENIVCPFGGIEQVCCDYRFDKTTMKRNITCPEYEFMYDTISWIVPIMLAIILFVYFPIPLLLVAYKIFDDSRSTYVTPRLNGQVINESEDGYQEQGMGGHCHNTEIYLLEGYKHVSFFQTLFMPLATIKKVTVTLQTRSMCVFFGRLTRAAFPIVTLCIIGLQAFVDSSNLLSFITTSVKLGVPYGLRSIITGYEVSRTNFLPFLGGPFVALACYVVVTSVLLMIPKSIPEFLAKGLRPTIYGPCANVSESELSPMSESLKIVKRFGSLSLADNSTGYLLLYRFTVSQVLMVLNINFWKTSIAIQIARWQRIYNRCGCCCIIIFAPVYLAICIVELVLTYVIHGLPIISFGRLVISSYCSALPLPKRNPIYLILAHFIKLLTFIAVLFFLYMLCAVFLETILFITRICVFSYTAMILEPKIAYGYLIFYFTTVFYLWDAINDFSLCYDRLFHDSIKAAMYVQRSRRSREDRLLCKVRRRRGIRQSIFEIIIEEHNPRRRQMTTTCLKLAIIVLLMSMAIDLLITTDKFKDLHTIMHVGTAIFVCAMPQILKRMCHQRASKLLRIQFREKLADTIMSHLGYISYNEETSGDSEEGCSN is encoded by the coding sequence ATGTATGCACGGCTTCTTATTTGTTATTTGACACTCGGTGGATTAGTGGGAATAATGGGACTAGCGCTGCAACAGTTAAATGATGATATACGAAATAATACGCCAGCATATAGAGAAATAACATCAGATCGAAATGAGCCATATTCGACAAAAGGAGATAAATCTCACGATGGCTTGTCAAAGAATGAAGTGTCATTGAGATCAAGTACAAAAGACATTGGACTATTTCAACTAAATAATACCTTGGATGAAACGGAAAACCGTGCTATCAGAAGAAACTCAATTCCTTTTAACAACTTCACGGACAATAAGGAATGTGTAATGAAAGTCGAAAACTGTTCTTTGAATACTTTTGCTTATAGTATATGGAGATTCCAGTCCAATTACGTCTTTATAGGACTCAAACAGAGGAACAATTCTGGTATAACGATAAAAAGCAACCCTGATGTGATAAACGGGGACATCTGGATCTGGACATTTTGGGGTAAGGACGGAGCCCAGGAGTTCTTGAGATGGCCCATCGAGTTTGGAATATGGTCATTGGGTATACTGTATCAGTCCGTTCTGAGACATCCTAAAGTGCTACCAGTGGTTTTGACACGAGTCAGTGGTGATTGCTCCAACCTGACGGTTGGAAATAAAGAAGATGATCGGGCGATTAGTAAGgcgctgaatggaatcactctTGCGCTGATGAGCAATTTATCGGATGGGGAAAAGTACGGACCAAGTTACTATTGTTACACAAGAAAACGAGACGTAACAGAGTACATGAAAGTGATATGTGAAAACATTGTATGCCCATTCGGAGGTATTGAGCAAGTTTGCTGCGATTACAGATTCGACAAAACAACGATGAAACGTAATATTACCTGTCCAGAATATGAGTTCATGTATGACACTATTTCGTGGATTGTTCCAATAATGTTGGCCATTATTCTATTTGTTTACTTTCCAATACCTCTGTTGCTTGTCGCGTACAAAATATTTGACGATTCTCGCTCGACCTATGTGACACCAAGACTTAATGGACAAGTTATTAATGAATCAGAAGACGGATACCAAGAACAAGGAATGGGCGGACACTGTCACAATACCGAGATCTATTTACTAGAGGGTTATAAACATGTCAGTTTTTTTCAAACGCTATTCATGCCCCTTGCTACTATAAAGAAAGTCACTGTAACGTTACAAACACGTTCCATGTGTGTGTTCTTTGGTAGATTAACCAGAGCAGCTTTTCCAATTGTCACTCTGTGTATAATTGGTCTTCAGGCATTCGTTGATTCCTCAAATCTGCTAAGTTTCATTACAACGAGTGTGAAATTGGGCGTACCATATGGGCTGCGGTCAATAATCACGGGCTACGAAGTGAGTAGAACCAACTTTCTACCCTTTCTTGGTGGTCCCTTTGTAGCCCTTGCTTGCTATGTTGTAGTCACCTCAGTTCTGCTTATGATTCCAAAGTCTATCCCAGAGTTTCTCGCCAAAGGTCTGAGACCAACAATATATGGTCCATGCGCAAATGTAAGTGAATCAGAATTATCTCCCATGAGTGAAAGTTTGAAAATCGTCAAACGTTTTGGATCACTAAGTTTGGCTGACAATTCAACtggatatttgttattgtatcgTTTTACAGTTTCACAGGTACTTATGGTGTTGAATATTAATTTCTGGAAGACATCCATTGCTATTCAGATCGCTCGGTGGCAAAGAATTTACAACAGATGTGGCTGCtgttgtattataatttttgcTCCCGTTTACCTTGCCATATGCATCGTAGAATTGGTTTTGACATACGTTATCCACGGTCTCCCAATAATATCTTTCGGACGTCTTGTCATATCAAGCTATTGTTCTGctttacctctgcctaaaagaAACCCGATATACCTGATTCTAGCGCACTTCATAAAACTTTTGACCTTCATAGCAGTTCTTTTCTTTCTGTATATGTTGTGCGCAGTCTTTCTAGAAACCATTTTATTCATCACAAGAATTTGCGTATTCTCTTACACGGCAATGATTCTTGAACCTAAGATAGCATATGGATACCTTATTTTCTATTTCACTACTGTTTTCTACCTATGGGACGCTATAAACGACTTCTCCCTTTGCTACGACCGCCTGTTTCACGACTCAATCAAGGCCGCAATGTACGTTCAGAGATCACGACGATCCAGGGAGGATAGATTACTTTGCAAGGTGAGAAGGCGGCGTGGAATAAGACAaagcatttttgaaataatcatagaAGAACACAACCCTCGTAGAAGACAAATGACAACTACTTGTCTTAAACTTGCAATAATTGTCTTGCTGATGTCAATGGCGATTGATTTATTGATAACGACAGACAAATTCAAAGACTTACATACGATCATGCACGTAGGCACAGCCATCTTTGTGTGCGCCATGCCGCAAATATTGAAACGGATGTGTCACCAACGGGCGAGCAAACTGCTGCGGATACAGTTCAGGGAAAAACTTGCGGACACCATAATGTCACATCTTGGATATATTTCTTACAATGAGGAAACATCGGGCGACAGTGAGGAGGGCTGTTCTAATTGA